A region of Elusimicrobiota bacterium DNA encodes the following proteins:
- a CDS encoding undecaprenyl/decaprenyl-phosphate alpha-N-acetylglucosaminyl 1-phosphate transferase has product MILLYTAAGLTAFLITFLSTPLVRALALRWGILDHPHTAVKTHKSPVPYLGGLALFAGFAGALVLLRFATHFPTGTLRSLWGLLIGGAFLSGVGLADDLVKPNGLSFQAKFFFQFLAAGILIFFDIRIRFIHPDWLAILLTVVWVTGISNAINLIDIMDGLAASQTFVAALGFLLISIPTEQVYVNAAAAAIAGACLAFIPHNMSNKRKIFMGDMGSLVLGFLLAGLSLGTSYTRVSEVGVFAPILILGLPVYDTFFVSALRIKQGKSPFLGSKDHLALKLRATGLSTDRVVLVFAAAAAALSAGAYLLTLTPFFISLVVVSGVLLVGLFVMVKLHDVVVH; this is encoded by the coding sequence ATGATCCTTCTCTACACCGCCGCCGGCCTGACCGCGTTCTTGATCACCTTTCTTTCAACCCCGCTCGTTCGGGCCCTGGCCCTGCGCTGGGGGATATTGGACCACCCCCACACGGCGGTCAAAACCCACAAGTCCCCGGTGCCTTACCTGGGGGGGCTGGCTCTTTTCGCGGGGTTCGCCGGGGCCCTGGTTCTTCTCCGTTTTGCGACCCATTTTCCGACGGGCACATTGCGGTCCCTCTGGGGCCTTCTCATCGGCGGAGCCTTTTTGTCGGGCGTGGGTCTGGCCGACGACCTCGTTAAACCCAACGGCCTGTCCTTCCAGGCCAAGTTCTTCTTCCAATTCCTGGCGGCGGGGATTTTGATCTTCTTCGACATCCGCATCCGGTTCATCCATCCTGACTGGTTGGCCATCCTCCTCACGGTGGTCTGGGTGACGGGTATTTCCAACGCCATCAATTTGATCGACATTATGGACGGCCTGGCGGCGTCCCAAACCTTCGTGGCCGCCTTGGGCTTTCTCCTGATCTCGATCCCGACGGAACAGGTCTATGTGAACGCCGCCGCGGCCGCCATCGCCGGGGCCTGTTTGGCGTTCATCCCGCACAATATGTCCAACAAAAGGAAAATTTTCATGGGGGATATGGGAAGCCTGGTGCTGGGGTTCCTCCTGGCCGGGCTCTCCCTGGGGACCAGCTACACCCGCGTGAGCGAGGTCGGCGTGTTCGCCCCGATTCTGATCCTCGGTCTTCCGGTATACGACACATTTTTTGTTTCCGCTTTGCGGATCAAACAGGGCAAATCGCCTTTTTTGGGATCCAAAGACCATTTGGCCCTTAAACTCCGGGCCACCGGCCTGAGCACCGATCGGGTGGTTCTGGTCTTCGCGGCGGCCGCCGCCGCCCTTTCCGCGGGGGCCTACCTCCTGACCCTGACGCCTTTCTTCATTTCTCTCGTGGTGGTCTCGGGTGTTTTGCTGGTGGGTCTTTTCGTCATGGTCAAACTCCACGACGTCGTGGTTCACTGA
- a CDS encoding glycosyltransferase family 39 protein translates to MRALRSPILLAVYAAVAGAMAASYFLHYPIPGLFGRAWELLLAGLLLFLSAGTGRALLRWTGTDRRTGLGEEGRTLELFFWSAGIGLVPLTLGLLLVGTLGFFNGSGIIFWTVVWAGVGSKEWRGWLNPRHFSTRPLSEGLGLGWGIRALAAGALLAGFLAALAPPTYYDSLVYHLALPLRYLQEGRIGFVPYNQYAHFPQNMELIFGWFLAAGSDVSTHLFNLLLAALTGGMVWAMGRRNEGRRWDLLLYVTAPCVLLLSTESYVEMPMAFFTTLAVWGADRGLRDRNRAWFVLAGLAGGFSAGIKYTGVLTPAVLTALVALWPGRRSVRDRLLDGVCLGGAAFALFVPWMVKNYVFTGGNPVFPFLPSIFPARNVYMFAESSRAYFSVLAEYSGTSSLLIDLLKMPFRLATDAQSFGGGFDVTGDLGWALPILLLPLSLLAVRKERGFLLAYAAAHIVIWASLRPVLRFLFPIFPLVCLLAGEGVGLAWKEIPAWARRTAALVGGLFLISNGILFYIVEDVRGPLPVALGLVSRDEYLSRKLDYYPAMSFMEKELPPDANVLFVGDQRSYYCPRRHLAPMALLPTPLRDWTEESADGPAFGRKLRALGFTHLFFNRREAKRLESYRVLDLTEHGRAVFESLLRSLVPLYASEGAALYALPL, encoded by the coding sequence ATGCGCGCTCTTCGAAGCCCGATCCTCCTAGCGGTCTACGCCGCGGTGGCGGGCGCCATGGCGGCCTCTTATTTCCTCCATTATCCGATCCCGGGCCTGTTCGGGAGAGCGTGGGAACTTTTACTGGCGGGCCTTCTGCTCTTCCTGTCCGCCGGCACGGGACGCGCGCTGTTGCGATGGACCGGAACGGATCGGCGCACGGGCCTCGGGGAAGAGGGGCGAACCCTGGAACTTTTTTTCTGGTCCGCGGGGATCGGGTTGGTCCCGTTGACTTTGGGTCTCTTGCTCGTGGGAACCCTTGGGTTTTTTAACGGGTCGGGGATCATTTTCTGGACCGTGGTTTGGGCCGGAGTCGGATCGAAGGAATGGCGGGGATGGCTGAACCCTCGGCATTTTTCAACTCGGCCCCTTTCGGAAGGTCTGGGTCTCGGCTGGGGGATTCGGGCCCTGGCGGCGGGGGCTCTCTTGGCGGGTTTTTTGGCGGCTTTGGCCCCGCCCACCTATTACGACAGCCTGGTCTATCACTTGGCCCTCCCGCTCCGCTATCTGCAGGAAGGGCGGATCGGGTTTGTCCCTTACAACCAGTATGCCCATTTCCCACAAAATATGGAGTTGATTTTCGGATGGTTCTTGGCGGCGGGGAGCGACGTTTCAACCCACCTCTTTAACCTCCTCCTGGCGGCGCTCACCGGCGGGATGGTTTGGGCCATGGGCCGCCGAAACGAGGGCCGACGATGGGACCTGTTGTTGTACGTGACGGCGCCCTGCGTTCTCCTGCTCTCCACCGAGTCCTACGTGGAAATGCCCATGGCCTTCTTCACCACCCTGGCCGTGTGGGGCGCGGACCGGGGCCTGCGCGATCGGAACCGGGCGTGGTTCGTCTTGGCGGGGCTGGCCGGGGGATTTTCTGCCGGGATCAAATACACGGGCGTGCTGACCCCCGCTGTTTTGACGGCGTTGGTCGCCCTCTGGCCGGGCCGGCGTTCGGTTCGGGACCGGCTCCTGGATGGCGTCTGTCTGGGCGGGGCGGCCTTTGCCCTTTTCGTTCCCTGGATGGTCAAAAATTATGTGTTCACGGGAGGGAACCCCGTGTTCCCCTTTCTCCCGTCCATCTTCCCGGCCCGAAACGTCTATATGTTCGCGGAATCTTCCCGCGCCTATTTCTCGGTGTTGGCGGAATACTCCGGCACCAGCTCCCTTTTGATCGATCTTCTCAAAATGCCTTTCCGCCTGGCCACGGACGCTCAATCCTTCGGCGGAGGGTTCGACGTGACGGGGGACCTGGGCTGGGCTCTGCCGATCCTTCTCTTGCCGCTGTCCCTCCTGGCGGTCCGGAAGGAGCGCGGGTTCCTGTTGGCTTACGCGGCCGCGCACATCGTGATTTGGGCGTCGCTCCGCCCCGTGTTGCGCTTTCTGTTCCCGATTTTTCCGCTGGTTTGTCTATTGGCCGGGGAAGGCGTGGGGCTCGCTTGGAAAGAAATCCCGGCTTGGGCCCGGCGCACGGCGGCCCTGGTGGGGGGGCTGTTTTTGATTTCCAACGGAATCCTTTTTTATATTGTGGAGGACGTTCGGGGCCCGCTCCCGGTGGCCCTGGGCTTGGTTTCCCGGGACGAGTATTTATCCCGCAAGCTGGACTATTATCCGGCCATGTCTTTTATGGAAAAAGAACTGCCCCCCGACGCCAACGTTCTTTTCGTCGGCGACCAACGCTCCTATTACTGCCCCCGCCGCCACCTGGCGCCCATGGCGCTCCTGCCGACGCCCTTGCGGGATTGGACGGAGGAATCCGCGGATGGGCCGGCTTTTGGACGGAAACTCAGGGCCCTGGGGTTCACCCACCTTTTCTTCAACCGCCGCGAGGCCAAACGTTTGGAAAGCTATCGCGTGCTGGATTTGACGGAGCACGGCCGCGCGGTGTTCGAGTCCTTGCTTCGTTCCCTGGTCCCCCTTTACGCCAGCGAGGGCGCCGCTCTTTACGCCCTTCCCTTATGA
- a CDS encoding glycosyltransferase family 2 protein, producing MIHILLAAYDEEKALGDLLSGMARTLAGEAFKVWVVDDGSSDGTVLVAERWRASIPLVLIRHEKNQGLGAALHTGFSALIPALAPEDVVVTLDADNTHPPDQIPALVQPIEDGRADLVVASRFVPGARIVGVPAFRRVLSGVASLLFRSLLPIPGLRDYTCGFRAYRGALLITAQGRWGRLATENGFAAAAEIIVKLGALKPRVSEIPLNLRYDRKPGASKMRVGQTIFRNLAVISRLRHLLRP from the coding sequence TTGATTCATATCCTCCTCGCCGCCTACGATGAGGAAAAAGCCCTCGGGGACTTGTTGAGCGGAATGGCGCGGACCTTGGCGGGTGAGGCCTTCAAAGTCTGGGTCGTGGACGACGGTTCCTCGGACGGCACCGTCCTCGTGGCGGAACGCTGGCGGGCATCGATCCCGCTGGTGCTGATCCGGCATGAAAAAAACCAGGGGTTGGGGGCCGCGCTTCACACGGGTTTTTCCGCGCTGATCCCCGCGCTCGCGCCCGAGGACGTGGTGGTTACGCTGGACGCCGACAACACCCATCCCCCGGATCAAATCCCCGCCTTGGTTCAACCCATCGAGGACGGCCGGGCGGACCTCGTGGTGGCTTCCCGTTTCGTGCCGGGGGCCCGAATCGTCGGCGTGCCCGCTTTTCGCCGGGTTTTAAGCGGGGTCGCCTCCCTCCTCTTTCGATCGCTCCTTCCCATTCCCGGTCTCCGGGACTACACCTGCGGTTTTCGCGCTTATCGGGGGGCTTTGCTCATAACCGCCCAAGGCCGGTGGGGGCGCCTGGCCACGGAAAATGGGTTCGCCGCCGCCGCGGAAATCATCGTGAAACTCGGCGCGCTCAAGCCCCGGGTTTCAGAAATTCCGCTCAACCTCCGCTACGACCGAAAACCCGGGGCCAGCAAAATGCGGGTGGGGCAAACCATTTTTCGGAACCTCGCCGTCATCTCTCGTCTCCGCCACCTGCTTCGCCCATGA
- a CDS encoding flippase-like domain-containing protein has product MKGWRWGVAMAVSAAGIWLALRGVDGNAVRASLERVRHPWFLLFIPLAGGLEYAIRTERWRLVLGEPRALRPALFPIVAGAFFLNNVLPFRAGEAARVYWTHRRTGRPLVGAVAALAVDRLMDSLALVSLFLAALAAGRTAVPRGAAWGLLAVGILGFLFFVLLARRSERVGRWLDSSRLPGPVQKFLRAFMAGAAPLGSFRTLALILVLSLAIWSLNAAVFMGAGRLFGIHLGWTDGSFLLAGIALGVALPSAPGFVGTYEAAGVGTLALLGHEKAVAFPFIAALHLAQMAGTALWGLPSLVAVARTGKKITALEDL; this is encoded by the coding sequence ATGAAAGGATGGCGCTGGGGGGTGGCCATGGCGGTGAGCGCGGCGGGGATCTGGTTGGCTCTCCGCGGGGTGGACGGGAATGCCGTGCGGGCCTCTTTGGAACGGGTTCGCCATCCTTGGTTTCTCCTTTTCATTCCGCTCGCCGGCGGTTTGGAGTATGCGATCCGAACGGAACGGTGGCGCCTGGTCCTGGGGGAGCCCCGCGCGCTTCGTCCGGCCCTTTTTCCGATCGTGGCGGGCGCTTTTTTTCTGAACAACGTGCTTCCTTTCCGCGCCGGCGAGGCGGCCCGAGTGTATTGGACCCATCGGCGCACCGGACGGCCTTTGGTCGGCGCCGTGGCCGCCTTGGCGGTGGACCGTTTGATGGACAGCCTGGCGCTGGTATCGCTCTTCCTCGCCGCCCTGGCGGCGGGGAGAACGGCGGTTCCGCGGGGGGCGGCCTGGGGTCTTCTGGCCGTGGGGATTTTGGGTTTTTTATTTTTCGTTCTTCTGGCGCGTCGGTCCGAACGGGTGGGGCGTTGGCTGGACTCTTCCCGACTGCCGGGGCCGGTTCAGAAATTCCTGCGGGCTTTCATGGCCGGAGCCGCGCCTCTTGGCTCCTTTAGGACGCTCGCTTTGATTTTGGTTCTTTCCTTGGCGATTTGGTCCCTCAATGCCGCGGTTTTTATGGGGGCGGGAAGACTCTTTGGCATCCACCTCGGCTGGACGGACGGTTCGTTTCTTCTGGCCGGCATCGCTCTCGGCGTCGCGTTGCCGTCTGCCCCGGGCTTTGTCGGCACCTATGAGGCCGCGGGCGTGGGGACGTTGGCTCTTCTCGGCCACGAAAAAGCCGTGGCTTTTCCATTCATCGCGGCGCTCCATCTGGCGCAAATGGCCGGGACAGCGTTGTGGGGCCTCCCGAGCTTGGTGGCGGTGGCGCGAACGGGAAAAAAAATCACGGCGCTCGAAGATTTGTAA
- a CDS encoding O-antigen ligase family protein, whose translation MEWVKPNEGGVSSTESNQKIDFAVWASLLGVLFLVLGRGGKWGLADHGAKAILFGAFFLALRGRSSVDLLRHPASPGAVGLAVWFAAAGLFSPAPMAAWSAVAGLLITISLAAVGLAVWREPHRRFLERFLALVVCSQSALLLFGRWAGREPFLLFPGNPQYASFWSCAVFFLALGHALSPGAEKSKPSIKSVGSRSRWIWAGVGLFSIAGVWLQNVRAGLLGVLVGLLVFGYGRFGRRGLLAAGFVLILGFSLFPASYVGRRLKFADPRGFKRTEIWASALSGILERPLFGWGPGQFENLYWRHGRPQETEPVRYELSTAFAHNEFLQVFAETGFPGGLFALLALAGLFISSPRGPRGPGLRAAWAAMAVFAAVNLPMALPACGVLAGVLAALAPPGRWADRPLLPMAGRRWAVMVALSLVAVFGVGETLLATNELLGSHGSAWLDSTDSRRVEVRRERADRWLHSGTTEEQGRVEGELRGLLRWSPHRAELWRDLAHLEMDHRLPPESDAAVTAYRQALTLNPHHAPWWVELAQAMERRGDGLAARRSLREALRAEPRYFDAAVAYGNLLRAEGRPAEALRWLETLARRSALWPRAGPDDSGYRRTVLHREASSLDGAVALCQMDLKRYSDALKTLSRLDPSSPDRLSLEAGCLFLQGRSKAAEEKLFSGRRLHPKDPRWEILLKRLRGKSGARP comes from the coding sequence ATGGAATGGGTGAAGCCTAACGAGGGGGGAGTTTCCTCCACCGAATCTAATCAGAAAATTGATTTCGCGGTCTGGGCGTCCCTTCTGGGCGTCCTTTTTCTTGTGCTCGGTCGGGGCGGAAAGTGGGGGTTGGCCGATCACGGCGCCAAGGCTATCCTTTTCGGGGCTTTTTTTCTCGCTCTCCGCGGGAGATCTTCCGTTGATTTGTTACGCCATCCGGCGAGTCCGGGAGCCGTCGGGCTGGCGGTTTGGTTTGCGGCGGCGGGACTCTTTTCCCCGGCCCCCATGGCCGCGTGGTCGGCGGTGGCGGGGCTTTTGATCACGATCTCCTTGGCGGCGGTGGGGCTGGCGGTCTGGCGGGAGCCGCACCGGCGCTTCCTGGAACGGTTTTTGGCCCTGGTGGTTTGCTCCCAGTCCGCGCTCCTCCTTTTCGGTCGTTGGGCCGGCAGGGAACCCTTCCTCCTTTTTCCAGGAAATCCCCAATACGCTTCTTTTTGGTCTTGTGCCGTCTTTTTTTTAGCCTTGGGCCACGCTCTTTCCCCTGGGGCGGAGAAGTCGAAACCATCGATCAAATCTGTCGGATCCCGCTCTCGCTGGATTTGGGCGGGGGTCGGTCTATTTTCCATCGCCGGGGTCTGGCTTCAAAATGTGCGGGCGGGTTTACTCGGGGTTCTCGTCGGTTTGCTGGTTTTCGGATACGGGCGTTTTGGCCGGCGAGGGCTCTTGGCCGCGGGCTTCGTTTTGATCCTCGGTTTCTCCCTCTTCCCGGCGTCCTATGTGGGCCGTCGCCTGAAATTCGCGGATCCGCGCGGATTTAAACGGACCGAGATATGGGCGTCCGCCCTTTCGGGGATTCTGGAACGCCCCCTGTTCGGCTGGGGCCCCGGCCAATTTGAAAATCTCTATTGGCGGCATGGCCGGCCCCAGGAAACCGAGCCCGTCCGGTATGAACTTTCGACGGCTTTCGCGCACAATGAATTCCTCCAGGTTTTTGCCGAGACGGGATTTCCCGGAGGGCTCTTCGCTCTTCTGGCCCTGGCGGGGCTGTTCATTTCCTCTCCCCGCGGGCCTCGGGGGCCCGGGCTCCGGGCGGCTTGGGCGGCGATGGCTGTTTTTGCCGCCGTCAATTTGCCCATGGCCCTGCCCGCCTGCGGTGTTCTGGCCGGCGTCCTGGCGGCTCTCGCCCCGCCCGGCCGGTGGGCGGATCGGCCGCTCCTGCCGATGGCGGGGCGAAGGTGGGCCGTTATGGTCGCCTTGTCTTTGGTCGCTGTTTTTGGGGTGGGAGAAACCCTATTGGCCACCAATGAACTTTTGGGTTCCCATGGGTCCGCGTGGCTCGATTCCACGGATTCTCGCCGGGTGGAGGTTCGCCGGGAACGGGCCGATCGCTGGCTCCATTCCGGGACCACGGAAGAGCAAGGCCGGGTCGAAGGCGAATTAAGGGGGCTCCTCCGTTGGAGCCCCCATCGCGCCGAACTCTGGCGTGACCTGGCGCACCTGGAGATGGACCATCGCCTTCCCCCTGAAAGCGACGCCGCGGTCACGGCCTACCGTCAGGCTCTCACCTTGAACCCCCATCACGCCCCCTGGTGGGTGGAACTGGCCCAGGCCATGGAGCGCCGCGGCGACGGGCTTGCCGCGCGGCGGTCCTTGCGGGAAGCCCTGCGGGCGGAGCCGCGCTATTTTGACGCGGCGGTGGCTTACGGAAACCTACTTCGAGCGGAAGGGCGTCCCGCGGAGGCGTTACGTTGGCTGGAGACTCTTGCCCGGAGGTCGGCCCTCTGGCCCCGGGCGGGTCCCGACGATTCCGGTTATCGTCGAACGGTGCTCCACCGGGAGGCTTCCTCCTTGGACGGAGCGGTGGCGCTCTGCCAAATGGATCTGAAACGTTATTCGGACGCTCTTAAAACCCTGTCCCGACTGGACCCCTCATCGCCGGACCGCCTTTCTTTGGAGGCCGGGTGTCTCTTTCTGCAGGGCCGTTCAAAAGCGGCGGAGGAAAAACTTTTTTCCGGCCGTCGCCTTCATCCCAAAGACCCGCGCTGGGAGATTCTTTTGAAACGTCTGCGGGGAAAGTCTGGGGCCCGTCCTTGA
- a CDS encoding glycosyltransferase family 2 protein, with translation MKPKVIAVLPAYNAVKTLEKTLRDIPPGSVDEIVLVDDASGDGTAALAEKLGLAVIRHEKNKGYGGNQKTCYAEALRRGADIVVMIHPDYQYDARLTPFLTGLIAQDICDVMFGSRIRTRREALSGGMPGYKYFFNRMLTVIENLVLGQNLGETHSGFRAYGRHVLETVPWERNSDDFVFDQQFIVQAVHFGFRLGDIPVPTRYERLSSSINFRRSVVYGLSTLWTLARWVLHRGRMVRCALFEARSS, from the coding sequence ATGAAGCCCAAAGTCATCGCGGTCCTTCCGGCCTACAACGCCGTGAAAACGCTGGAGAAAACCTTGCGGGACATTCCCCCGGGGTCGGTGGACGAGATCGTTCTCGTCGACGACGCGTCCGGGGACGGCACCGCGGCTTTGGCCGAGAAACTGGGGCTCGCGGTGATCCGCCATGAAAAAAATAAGGGCTACGGCGGCAACCAGAAAACCTGTTACGCGGAAGCCCTCAGGCGCGGCGCCGACATCGTGGTCATGATTCATCCCGATTACCAATACGACGCGCGGCTCACGCCTTTCTTGACCGGTCTCATCGCCCAGGATATCTGCGACGTCATGTTCGGAAGCCGGATCCGCACCCGCCGGGAGGCTCTGTCGGGGGGGATGCCGGGATATAAATATTTCTTCAACCGGATGTTGACCGTCATCGAAAACCTGGTCCTGGGCCAAAACCTGGGGGAGACCCACAGCGGGTTCCGGGCCTATGGGCGGCATGTCCTGGAAACCGTTCCCTGGGAGAGGAACTCCGACGATTTCGTTTTCGATCAACAGTTCATCGTGCAGGCGGTTCACTTCGGGTTCCGTTTGGGGGACATTCCGGTTCCGACGCGCTATGAACGTTTGTCCTCGTCCATTAATTTTCGCCGGAGCGTGGTCTACGGGTTGTCCACGCTCTGGACTTTGGCGCGGTGGGTTCTGCACCGTGGAAGGATGGTCCGATGCGCGCTCTTCGAAGCCCGATCCTCCTAG
- a CDS encoding glycosyltransferase family 39 protein, producing the protein MTASRLPISVSPWITRLSLLGALGLGLLFRWPGLRWGLPLKFAHIDEAVVIHYSMRIVAGALNPGFYDYPGFFLYLLAGLFRILGTLHGVLGGAGMDELAGLYYAGSADFFTLAARALTVGFALLTIGLTFSMGRRRGGAWVGFGAASLLAVNALHVRESHYGTVDVAAAFFTLWAMDRILDFGLSRRVRDGGEAAFLVGLAAATKYYPGILFAPLVLLPWWARHERPVYASAVVSLLTAAGFFCGSPFTLLAGGEFAARFAHLAPKIVGVPNSSAVILPTLANLWRNAGPAALGAGVLGIGYALAEKGVWRLLSVLWLTLFAFLGLWRGQAPHYSLALYPPLFLFAFRAAERIPRRGPAVMPLFAAILLALSVPSSLREVRIARATDTRLLAGKWVRENVPPGSKILRFAHTPEFNAGDPFSVSVDFTNRRLANASTNWEKTRDDILSFDGILYSSFDPENDPVLGVLNKNLVVVHRESGFPPRFPHHPQVTLFAGPGRVR; encoded by the coding sequence ATGACCGCTTCCCGTCTCCCTATTTCCGTCTCCCCTTGGATCACACGGCTGTCCTTGTTGGGGGCCCTGGGTCTCGGGCTCCTGTTCCGATGGCCCGGTCTCCGCTGGGGGCTTCCCCTGAAATTCGCCCACATTGACGAAGCCGTGGTGATCCACTATTCCATGCGGATCGTGGCCGGCGCGCTCAACCCTGGGTTTTACGATTACCCCGGTTTTTTCCTCTATCTTCTCGCTGGACTCTTCCGGATTTTGGGGACCCTTCACGGGGTCTTGGGGGGCGCCGGAATGGACGAATTGGCAGGCCTCTACTATGCCGGGAGCGCGGATTTCTTCACGCTGGCCGCCCGGGCGCTAACGGTGGGGTTCGCCCTCCTCACGATCGGGCTCACCTTTAGCATGGGAAGGCGGCGCGGCGGAGCGTGGGTGGGGTTCGGCGCGGCGAGCCTGCTGGCCGTCAACGCGCTTCACGTGCGGGAAAGCCATTACGGGACGGTGGACGTGGCGGCGGCTTTTTTCACTTTATGGGCCATGGACCGGATTTTGGATTTCGGGTTGTCTCGGCGGGTACGGGACGGCGGTGAGGCGGCTTTCTTGGTTGGTCTGGCCGCGGCGACCAAATATTATCCGGGAATCCTTTTCGCGCCTTTGGTCCTCCTGCCTTGGTGGGCCCGGCACGAGCGGCCCGTTTACGCGTCGGCCGTGGTGTCCCTCCTGACCGCCGCGGGTTTTTTTTGCGGGTCGCCGTTCACCCTTTTGGCGGGGGGCGAATTCGCGGCGCGGTTCGCCCATCTGGCGCCCAAGATTGTCGGCGTTCCAAACTCTTCGGCGGTTATTCTTCCAACGCTCGCGAACCTATGGCGAAACGCGGGGCCGGCCGCCCTGGGGGCCGGTGTGCTTGGAATCGGATACGCCCTGGCGGAAAAAGGAGTTTGGCGGCTTTTGTCGGTTCTCTGGCTGACCCTGTTCGCGTTCCTCGGGCTCTGGAGAGGCCAGGCCCCCCATTACAGTTTGGCGCTCTATCCTCCTCTTTTCCTTTTCGCGTTCCGAGCCGCGGAGCGGATTCCCCGGCGAGGGCCGGCGGTGATGCCTTTGTTCGCGGCGATCCTCCTGGCGCTCTCCGTGCCCTCCTCCCTTCGGGAAGTTCGTATCGCGCGAGCCACCGACACTCGGCTCCTGGCCGGGAAGTGGGTCCGGGAGAACGTGCCGCCAGGCTCCAAGATTCTCCGCTTCGCCCATACGCCCGAGTTCAACGCCGGGGATCCCTTTTCCGTCTCCGTGGATTTCACCAACCGGCGGCTCGCGAACGCCTCCACGAACTGGGAAAAAACCCGTGACGACATTCTCTCCTTTGACGGGATCCTCTACAGTTCTTTCGATCCGGAGAACGATCCGGTTTTAGGCGTTTTGAACAAGAACCTGGTGGTGGTCCACCGCGAATCGGGTTTTCCGCCCCGTTTTCCCCACCATCCCCAAGTGACCCTGTTCGCGGGCCCGGGGCGCGTCCGATGA